The genomic stretch CGTTTTACGCCGTTATGCCGCAGACGCATGCGCCGTCGGCCAAGGTTCCCTGCAAGCCGGCCCATACGCGCCACCCCGCTGGCACGGCGATGCGCATCACCGATGAGAAGCGTAAAGCGCGAAGAAGATGGAGGAGTGGAAGCGATGCTGCACAACCTGAGCCTGAAGAAAAAACTGCTGTTGCCGCTGGTGCTGAGCTGGGTCTGCCTGCTTGGCATCACGCTGTGGAACGCGTGGCACATCCGCACGCTGCGCATGGAGGAGCGCCGGCTCGACCTGGCCCACGTCACCGACACCGCGGTCTCGGTGGTGGCCGAGTACGAAGCCCTGGCCAAGGCCGGCAAGATGCCGGCCGAGGAAGCGAAGCAGCAGGCGATCGAGCGCGTGCGCGCGATGCGCTTCGGCGCGGACGGCTATTTCACGCTGATGCGCTCCGACACCGTGGTGCTGATGCACCCGTTCAAGCCGGAGATGAACGGCAAGGCGATGGAGGGCATGAAGGATCCGAACGGGGTCTACCTGTTCCGCGACATCGCCGCGATCGGCAAGGGCCCGGGCAAGGGCTTCGTCGAATACCTGTGGCCCAAGCCGGGCGCGCAGGCGCCGCAGCCCAAGCTGAGCTACGTCGCCAACTTCCGCCCCTGGGACTGGAACTTCATCGCCGGACTGTACCTGGACGACATCGAGGCGGCGTTCCGCGACGAGCTGTGGAAAGCGATGGGCCTGCTGCTGGCGGTGGGCGCGCTGATGTCGCTGGTGATGGTGCGGGTCGCGGCCAGCCTGCAGCGCCAGCTGGGCGGCGAGCCGGCCACCACCGCGCAGATCGCCGGGCGTATTGCCGAAGGCGATCTCGCCAGCCAGGTCCAGCTACGCGCCGGCGACCAGGACAGCGTGCTCCATGCCATGCACCGCATGCAGGCGCGCCTGACCGGCGCGATCGGCAGCATCCGTGGCTCGGCCGATTCGATTGCCGGCGCGGCCAAGCAGATTGCCGCGGGCAATGCCGACCTGTCGCGCCGCAGCGAGGAGCAGGCCGCGTCGCTGCAGGAAACCGCCGCCAGCATGGAGCAGCTCACCAGCACCGTGCGCCAGAGCGCGGAGAACGCGCGCCAGGCCAGCCACCTGGCCGAGGGCGCATCGGACATCGCCGTGCGCGGCGGCGCCATCGTCAGCCAGGTGGTGGACACCATGGGCGAGATCAAGAGCGCCTCGGGCAAGGTGGTCGACATCATCGGCGTGATCGAGGGCATCGCCTTCCAGACCAATATCCTGGCGCTCAACGCTGCGGTCGAGGCGGCCCGCGCCGGCGACCAGGGCCGCGGCTTCGCGGTGGTGGCCGGCGAGGTGCGCACGCTGGCACAGCGCAGCGCCACCGCGGCCAAGGAGATTAAGGCGCTGATCGGCAACTCGGCCCAGCGCGTCGAGGACGGCGCGGTGCTGGTCGAGAACGCCGGCAAGGCGATGGACGAGATCGTCGATGCGGTCAAGCGCGTGACCGACCTGATGGGCGAAATGCGCGCCGCCACCGAGGAGCAGACCGGCGGCATCGAGCAGGTCAACCAGGCGGTGTCTCAGATGGACCAGATGGCGCAGCAGAACGCCGCGCTGGTGGAACAGGCGGCGGCCGCGGCTGCGTCGCTGGAAGACCAGGCCGAGGCGCTGCACCGCGCCGTCGGGCAGTTCCGCCTGGCCGCCTGAGCTGCGTCGCCGCGGGCGCCATCCGCCTGCCGCGCCCTGCGTGTATGATGAAGCGAAGCCGGCCGCACA from Cupriavidus nantongensis encodes the following:
- a CDS encoding methyl-accepting chemotaxis protein, giving the protein MLHNLSLKKKLLLPLVLSWVCLLGITLWNAWHIRTLRMEERRLDLAHVTDTAVSVVAEYEALAKAGKMPAEEAKQQAIERVRAMRFGADGYFTLMRSDTVVLMHPFKPEMNGKAMEGMKDPNGVYLFRDIAAIGKGPGKGFVEYLWPKPGAQAPQPKLSYVANFRPWDWNFIAGLYLDDIEAAFRDELWKAMGLLLAVGALMSLVMVRVAASLQRQLGGEPATTAQIAGRIAEGDLASQVQLRAGDQDSVLHAMHRMQARLTGAIGSIRGSADSIAGAAKQIAAGNADLSRRSEEQAASLQETAASMEQLTSTVRQSAENARQASHLAEGASDIAVRGGAIVSQVVDTMGEIKSASGKVVDIIGVIEGIAFQTNILALNAAVEAARAGDQGRGFAVVAGEVRTLAQRSATAAKEIKALIGNSAQRVEDGAVLVENAGKAMDEIVDAVKRVTDLMGEMRAATEEQTGGIEQVNQAVSQMDQMAQQNAALVEQAAAAAASLEDQAEALHRAVGQFRLAA